The sequence ACCAATACTGTAGATGTGCAAGAATGTTGCAAATATATGATGACAGAGGTCTCAGATATGGTGTGTGAACTTTCAGGCAATATATGTAGGCAGACCACAAAATATATCTTCTTTCAGTCCATAAACAAGAACAAGGTAGTTAGTTTCAGTTTCCCAATCCTcagcaataaataataatataatgctATGGTTCCAAACATATTTATGTAAATTTTCCATTTCTTTGCAAGTCAGAAGTTTCACAGCATGAAGTTTAAGATATTGTTTTTCTTATAATGAGGGCATAGGTATATTAGCAAGAAGCCTAGTGAAGCTACATAAAAAAGACATTTCTTCTATAAACTAGAATCCCGAGGAACATGCAAGATTAACAGCATCCAGGAACTACAATGAAAAATGTTGAGGAATAATAATCTAAGAGCAGTCACTTCATTCAGAAGTACATTGCAGAGAAGATTTCTGAACAAACAGCTCATTCAAAGAATTCAAAGCATCGAAGAAAACAATAACAAAAGAAGAAAGCCCTTCGAAAAGAAAACATATTAACCTACGGAGAACAAACTATGTGACTGATTGCTAGTGCAGCACCAGAAACTTTTGGGTTAAGAGCCTAGCTTCATTTCAGGATTGTTTCTTCCGGCTCCGTGAAGTCAGAAAGTTAAATACCCATCGAGAAATTTGAGTGACACTAAAAATTACTCCGAAAACCATACGCCCATTCACAATCCCCTCCTGCAGTTCCCTTGCAGTTCTAGCTACCACTGGTTCATCAGTCTCATTGCTCGGGTTGGTTTTCCCCTGCATGATTACTAAGTAAAGATTGTGTGAAACACATCATCCAATCTTTCAAGCTGCTTGACTTCTTGAATCATCAAAACAAAGAAAGATGAACCAACCCATAGGTGTCATTGTAGTCAAACGACGCAACCTGTCCTCAGCCACACGAACTGCTCGGGTGGAGCTTCTGACACCTTGACTTATCTCCTGCCTACACAACCATATCAAAGAAGCAAAGAGATGCATTTAGATCTAATTCATAGAAAGTGCACATATCACTCAGCTGCATATGTTGCAATTTAGCAAGACAAGCAAGATTTACAGTATTTTTCCTGACAACACCTTGACgacaaaagaacaaaaattttCCTTCATACAACATCCCAAATATGCTTACCAgtccaaaaaaattatttattgttGGTATCTATTTAGATTTATAGCTCAAAATCTTAAGCAGGAGAGAGAAGAGCTAACCCTAAATCTCTGAGCTCCATGGTTAAGTCACTAATCTCCATGCCGGACAATCTAACCGCAGCCATTGTATCAGGCAGCTCTTCAGCTGTGACATCCAACAGCTTTTCAAGTGACTCCGCAGCCTTCTTGAAAGCCTGCTCTCACCAACAAAGCAATTGAAAGACCATGATCGTTGCGAGTCACCACATGAACTATAAAGAAGAGACCTTTGGGCCAAAGACGATGCAGATTCTTGAAACAAAAATATACATACCAAAAGCGCTGGAATCGCAGACAAGAACAGCCATGCCGCTGAAATCGCAGTCTGAAGGATATCATATGCAAAATAGATAATTTAACGGGAAAAAGGTTAAATCTTGACGCTACAAACCAAAATTATAAACAAAAATGTTATTTTCCCCCACGATCTCCCAACAAACCAAGAGCAAGGACCGGATCGTACAGCGCAGGCGGTGAAATTGAGAAGAAGGATGTGCCTTCGATCGAGATTCCACCGTGAGAGAGAAGGACAAGGCGGAGATACGACGGCGGCGGAGAGGGAAGGGGAATCTGCGGCGGAGTAGCTGACGGCGGCGGGGAGGGGGCGGAAGGCGACAGACGAGAAAGGGAGGCGGGGTCCGAAGGGTGAGCTCTCGTTCCCGATCGCCTGCTCCTTCTGTGATTTCCTAACGATTCTGCTGGACGATATATTATTTAGAAGGATAGATTGGTCTGAAGCGGcgcaggaggaggagggaggaagatGGCGGCATCTGACGGTGGCGACCGAAGAGGAAAGAAGCGACATAGCTTCGTCGTCGAACAGACATAGCTATCTCCATCTTGTTATAAGGTGGTAAGTAAATTTCCATATATACCCCTACATAATATTTGTCTCTACTATAAATTTAAGCTTACATATACCTTGCaaaacttttaaaaaataaaaatatatcattataatTAATCCTCTGCattttttaatcaataaaaaTTTTGGAACCCAATTAATATGTATCAAAATTtgctttaaaattattaaaaacatgtaggatcaaataataaattaaagtaacaaaaaaattatttttttatgttcaGTAAATTAAAAAGGTATACACACTAAAAAGATTAATATTTAAAGGGGTAAATATGTTATTTTGAAACTCCGACCGGATAGATACGTAAAACCATTTTACTTATATGCGGTCTTCGCCTGCCTCATTCCCACACCCTCTTACGGCGAAAACCCCAAAACCCTGGCCTTGATCATACCCATGATTTCCGATCCGATCACCCACCGGAATCGAACCCTCGCCGCGCTTCACGTCGCCCGCcgccttctcttctcctcccttcCTAGCCTCTCTCCCCGCCTCCTTGATCGCTACGGCTTCGTTCCGCCTCCCTCCCTCCGCCCGCACAATCGTAACCCTAGCTCGGGCCACCAGGCCGAGGCCAGTAAcgacaacaagaagaagaagaccaaGGTGCCCTACCGGCCGCCGTCATCGCTCGACCGCGTCGGCCAGGAGCCGGTCCACTCCGACCTTCCTTTCGACTTCCGCTTCAGCTACACGGAGGGCAGCCCGAACGTTAAGCCCATCGGGCTTCGCGAGCCTAAGTACTCTCCATTCGGCCCTGGTCGCCTTGACAGGATTTGGACTGGCTTCTCTGCCCCCGCCGTCGACCCTACCGTGAGGTCCGTCGATGGGGATGGACCGGAGACTGTGGATTTGGAGAAGGCGAAACAGATGAGAACGAAGATTCTTGGGAAGCCGCTTTCCCCGGCCGAGAGAGCATTTCTGGTCGAGAAGTACCAGAAGAATCGGACTAAACGGCAAGTTAACCTCGGTAGTAGTTCTTACTACGCTTCATTTTTTGTCTTAGGCCATCTGCTTTGCGATATTGTTCCGTGGTATAAAGAAGCTTAAATTTTGTTACACGCTTGTGGCCTTTGCTTAGATAGTACTAGTCTTGATACTAGCCGATGATTTGCATTCAGAGATGACCTTGCCAGAATCATATGCCTGTACATGTAGTACAAAGTCTGGTGTATGTAAATCAATTGCTGTTCTTAATCAGGAGCAATATAGGGATGGTTCATGAAATGCTTGTATCTTTCCCATTTCTTGGTTTTATTAGCCTGTTACTAGGTTACTGTATGTTATGAACAGTGATAAAAGTGATGATAATTTATAGAATGTGGGAGTTAAGATATGCATCATCATCTATAGAATGTGTTTGTTTGTTCTATGTCAAGGGATTGACCATAGAGGCAGGAAAATTTTCAGTGGATTTCATATAAGAAAGGAGTAGTTAGTAGGTGCTACAACATGAATAAGAATCTGTATGATGTAGTGATTACTAGCGTATTGAGAATAGGAAAGGCTTTTGATTATGGTTTTCAGAAATGACTGGCATctgattcttttttatttatcagGATAAGCTTTAGTTGAATTATAGAAACTGGTTGGAAATAAGTCAATGCAGTCAATAATTGATAAGAAATTGGTATCTTGATTGAATTGACTGAGATCAACTGAGCTTTGATTGAGAAATGCTCATATCAGTTTCACCCATTCTGTCCAATTTTGGCCTCAAGCCACGTCCATGATAAGCAACATGATTGATTGAAAAGGGCTTGCCCTACCTCAACTGTAAGATCTGGTTTTGCCTGTGCAGGTGAGTGGTGGTCCACATGTAGCATTGAAAGATGGCATAACATCCGCACCGGTATCATGTGCAATTTGATTCAATGGTTTATGATATCATCTGAATGAAATTATATTTCCTCCATTCAGGCTACGTTTAGaaataatcttcctttaataatttACAGATTTGTTTTTCATTAACTGCAAAATGAGACCACTTGATTGTAGGAGTTATCATCATGGAGCATAGTAGAGGATGAGCATATGAGTGATGCTGAGTGTTTCTTTGTCTAGACAGAAAATCAGGATTGGTAATTTGGCAATACAATTAACATCAACTGGATTAAATTGAAGATTCAGATATGGAAAAgaacataatttaaaatttagaatATAAGAAatcccaaagaaaaaaaaagaaaattgaaaactTATATATTTATCAGAAAAGATCAgctgaaaaatatttttatcagtgCTTGAATGTTCACCTTACATACTTCTTATTGTTCACTGAAAATTTTTCTTTGCTCTTTTTTCTGTCTATTTTAAgtgattttgaaatattttaattatcCTTCATAGTTTTAATCTGATTTTTATGTAGTCCCCTTTTATTGTTGGCAGGCCTTTCTAGACAAGTTGATTTGTCAACCTGGCAACTAAATCTTTGGTAATTAAACTAAATAAGAGAACTTATCATTAATCCCTTTGGTGACCATGATCAATGAGAAGTTGATTTCAGGATCTAAATCATCCACAACTAAGAAGGTCATAAGGAATTTCATGATGGAAGCTGTTGTCCTAAAGAATCTAAATATTGGTATCTttgtatcatatatttgatttattttgaattaTTGCTGGAAGTGCATCTGTAGAACTCAGTTAGGAAGAATAAGGCTGAAAAATTCTGTTATTCATTCCTAAAGGTTGTTAGGAAGGTCCGTTTT comes from Musa acuminata AAA Group cultivar baxijiao chromosome BXJ3-3, Cavendish_Baxijiao_AAA, whole genome shotgun sequence and encodes:
- the LOC135632760 gene encoding uncharacterized protein LOC135632760 isoform X1 — its product is MSLLSSSVATVRCRHLPPSSSCAASDQSILLNNISSSRIVRKSQKEQAIGNESSPFGPRLPFSSVAFRPLPAAVSYSAADSPSLSAAVVSPPCPSLSRWNLDRRHILLLNFTACATAISAAWLFLSAIPALLAFKKAAESLEKLLDVTAEELPDTMAAVRLSGMEISDLTMELRDLGQEISQGVRSSTRAVRVAEDRLRRLTTMTPMVIMQGKTNPSNETDEPVVARTARELQEGIVNGRMVFGVIFSVTQISRWVFNFLTSRSRKKQS
- the LOC135632760 gene encoding uncharacterized protein LOC135632760 isoform X2, which produces MSLLSSSVATVRCRHLPPSSSCAASDQSILLNNISSSRIVRKSQKEQAIGNESSPFGPRLPFSSVAFRPLPAAVSYSAADSPSLSAAVVSPPCPSLSRWNLDRRHILLLNFTACATAISAAWLFLSAIPALLAFKKAAESLEKLLDVTAEELPDTMAAVRLSGMEISDLTMELRDLGQEISQGVRSSTRAVRVAEDRLRRLTTMTPMGENQPEQ